A region from the Desulfomarina profundi genome encodes:
- a CDS encoding MFS transporter — translation MKQQSNQTEREQVRWARKRFIAMAGTYFLGVFNDNFFKQAILLLAVAAGLNQIQGYATELFSLPFILFSAWGGWLADRFAKRRVVIGVKFLELMAMLIGAYGILTMNWPCVLSMVFLMGLQSTLFGPALNGSIPELYPRNFVTRANAVLKLVTTVAILLGMALAGFALDLQLMSTSIPFGRIVVACAVVCIGLLGVLASFGVYSRPAGNTHVSFPWSGPLHSIRDLVKLKKDPLLLLAVFCDSFFYFVSLLAVLVINTLGLQQLGLSASRTSLLAVSLMVGVCFGALAAAKITSHSRWTHVLPWGSAGMGISLAAAGGLVTVGGGGQFLLLLCCLVLAGSFGGLFLIPVTSFIQVRPGAGDKGKVIAAANFLAFSCMLLAGRLFPLLDGHFQPAVSMQILGAFSLLAGLVISLVLKLKLS, via the coding sequence ATGAAACAACAATCAAATCAGACAGAACGGGAACAGGTTCGCTGGGCAAGAAAAAGATTCATCGCTATGGCTGGAACCTACTTTCTCGGTGTTTTCAATGATAATTTTTTCAAGCAGGCCATTCTCCTGCTGGCTGTCGCCGCAGGTCTGAATCAGATCCAGGGGTATGCAACGGAGTTGTTTTCTCTGCCGTTTATTCTTTTTTCTGCCTGGGGTGGCTGGCTGGCCGACAGGTTTGCAAAACGACGGGTTGTAATAGGTGTCAAATTTCTGGAACTGATGGCAATGCTGATCGGGGCCTATGGTATTCTCACCATGAACTGGCCCTGTGTACTGTCAATGGTCTTTCTGATGGGATTGCAGTCGACCCTGTTCGGGCCTGCACTGAATGGTTCAATTCCCGAGCTGTATCCCCGTAACTTTGTCACGAGAGCCAATGCTGTACTGAAACTGGTTACAACAGTGGCGATCTTATTGGGGATGGCATTGGCCGGTTTTGCCCTTGACCTGCAACTGATGTCCACATCCATTCCCTTTGGCAGGATTGTGGTGGCCTGTGCTGTGGTTTGTATTGGTCTTCTGGGAGTTTTGGCATCATTTGGTGTTTATTCGAGACCGGCAGGTAATACCCATGTGTCTTTTCCCTGGAGCGGACCTCTTCATTCAATTCGGGATCTTGTGAAATTGAAAAAAGATCCTCTTCTTCTCCTGGCTGTTTTCTGCGACAGTTTTTTTTATTTTGTGAGTCTTCTGGCTGTGCTGGTGATTAATACACTCGGTCTGCAGCAACTTGGGCTGAGTGCTTCCCGTACATCTCTTCTTGCTGTTTCACTCATGGTCGGTGTGTGTTTTGGGGCCCTTGCTGCCGCAAAAATCACCAGTCACTCCAGGTGGACTCATGTGCTTCCCTGGGGATCTGCGGGGATGGGCATAAGTCTTGCCGCAGCAGGTGGGCTTGTCACCGTAGGGGGTGGGGGGCAGTTCCTGCTGTTGCTCTGCTGCCTGGTACTGGCAGGAAGTTTTGGCGGCCTGTTCCTCATTCCGGTAACATCATTTATACAGGTGCGTCCTGGAGCAGGCGATAAGGGAAAGGTAATTGCCGCGGCCAATTTTCTTGCATTCAGTTGCATGCTCCTGGCGGGAAGGCTTTTTCCGCTGCTTGATGGTCATTTCCAGCCTGCGGTTTCCATGCAGATCCTCGGAGCATTTTCTTTGCTTGCTGGCCTGGTTATCAGTCTTGTTCTCAAGTTGAAGCTGTCTTGA
- a CDS encoding sigma-54-dependent transcriptional regulator, with protein sequence MQDHERDLLNKIREAAFANPFGRTRSAIDLAVTGLSSTASNDTILAQLIERVGETIDSIKKSTTPPSKSLSEDDRQLLRFAVLFHTFHLFCDSFDEHIQKQIEKGDDCCHIDFASDMLGLLAEHGIEEKEAIRFFSLFFQMRRAFYFINGIAGKSECVMHLRRSLWNNVFTSDIRLYDRFLWDRMEDFSTMILGETGTGKGLAAAAIGRSGYIPFNPRTGRFRESFAKTFISINLSQFPEQLIESELFGHKKGAFTGAVETHKGIFSRCSPNGAIFLDEIGEVSIPVQIKLLQVLQDRVFTPVGSHKREKFQGRVIAATNRLIEQSRKDGTFRDDFYYRLCSDIIEVPPLRQRLREHPAELRAILKIIIKRIIGSADKDLEEKTTAYIREHQPEEYHWPGNIRELEQCVRRFILNSCYQWQQPLTESDSEAFLADINNGSLSATELLSRYCKILYEKSGTYEAVSQQTRLDRRTVKKYILLNNSPDNV encoded by the coding sequence ATGCAAGACCATGAACGTGACCTGCTGAATAAAATCAGAGAAGCCGCCTTTGCCAATCCATTCGGCAGGACCAGATCAGCCATTGACCTGGCTGTCACTGGTCTGTCTTCAACGGCCTCCAATGATACTATTCTTGCTCAACTTATTGAAAGAGTAGGAGAAACAATCGACTCCATTAAAAAATCAACCACTCCACCCTCCAAAAGCCTTTCTGAAGACGACCGGCAACTCCTGCGCTTTGCAGTTCTTTTTCATACCTTTCATCTCTTCTGTGATTCATTCGATGAGCATATACAAAAACAGATAGAGAAAGGCGATGATTGCTGTCATATAGATTTTGCATCAGACATGCTGGGACTGCTTGCAGAACATGGTATTGAAGAAAAGGAAGCCATTCGTTTTTTTTCGCTGTTTTTCCAGATGCGAAGAGCATTTTATTTCATCAACGGAATAGCTGGAAAAAGCGAATGTGTCATGCACCTCAGGCGTTCATTGTGGAACAATGTTTTCACTTCTGACATACGGCTCTACGACAGATTTCTCTGGGATCGAATGGAAGATTTTTCCACTATGATTCTAGGGGAAACCGGGACCGGAAAAGGTCTGGCTGCTGCAGCCATAGGCAGATCCGGCTACATTCCATTCAACCCACGTACCGGTCGGTTCCGGGAAAGCTTTGCAAAGACTTTTATCTCCATTAATCTCTCCCAGTTTCCTGAACAACTGATTGAATCCGAACTGTTCGGACATAAAAAAGGGGCGTTTACAGGAGCTGTGGAAACCCACAAGGGGATTTTCAGCCGATGCAGCCCGAATGGAGCAATTTTTCTGGATGAAATCGGAGAGGTTTCCATACCTGTCCAGATCAAATTACTGCAGGTTTTGCAGGATCGGGTTTTTACCCCGGTCGGCAGCCATAAAAGAGAAAAATTTCAGGGAAGAGTTATTGCAGCAACCAACAGGCTAATTGAACAATCACGAAAAGACGGAACGTTCAGGGATGATTTCTATTATCGCCTCTGTTCTGATATCATAGAGGTTCCTCCCCTGCGGCAGAGACTGCGAGAACATCCGGCTGAACTCAGGGCAATCCTGAAAATCATAATCAAACGAATTATCGGTAGTGCCGATAAAGATCTGGAGGAAAAGACAACCGCGTATATACGTGAACACCAGCCGGAGGAGTATCACTGGCCCGGCAATATCAGGGAGCTGGAACAGTGCGTCAGAAGATTCATTCTCAACAGCTGCTATCAATGGCAACAGCCTTTAACGGAATCGGATAGCGAAGCCTTTCTGGCGGATATCAATAACGGCTCACTCTCCGCCACGGAACTGCTTTCCCGTTATTGCAAAATACTTTACGAAAAATCAGGAACATATGAAGCTGTTTCACAACAGACCCGACTTGACAGACGCACGGTCAAAAAATACATCCTTCTGAACAATTCTCCCGATAACGTTTAA
- a CDS encoding AMP-binding protein, translating into MKIICNFLIYLLLSLRYRITLKGLAALENNNKPILFLPNHQALIDPVIVMNSLYNRFSPRPLADENQFDHPLLKLLARKLNLIAIPDLAVSGRMAKEEVDAGLDEVVRALNAGDNVLMYPAGRLCHSNLERLGGNSGVTSIVHRVPDVRLVLLRTRGLWGSSFSRASGAPSFFRVLKKGVGDLLVNCLFFMPRREVCIEVEEVADFPRKAGKREINRYLEEWYNCEPDRNRIVPRFWWKGSKPLFRPEPSRKTVIRETHTIPERISNQVKRKLSELSGVQEVNDQDSLTDDLAMDSLVLVEFGCWLENEFGFSPEQLSTLTTVADCILAAAGFMVGMTAQEIKPATEKWLAPVEECTLTPAEGSNIAKVFLNQARKNPDQVIITDQISGDKTWRQLILAIYAFLPFITKIPQKRVGIMLPGAVSAVISWLAVVFSGKEPVMVNWTTGIRNMQYSLENLGVEQVITARAMTGKLENQGIDLNLLSVKWLYLEDLASGISFWRRIVSLAKSRFFWWGLEKAEIADTAAILFTSGSESRPKAVPLSHANLLANVADFAKVLSLSANDRQLGILPVFHSLGLAGTVILPLCSGLRTVYWPNPTEGGMMARMIQEYRPSMLITTPTFLGGILRAADKEKLSSLRLVFSGAEKCPEHLFSGLNDICPQAVLCEGYGVTECSPVVAVNSIEKPRPGTIGQILPSMEWLLVNPETHIPVGPGESGKLLVRGPNVFSGYLGDVPSPFVEHGGHLWYDTGDLVYEDDGVLVFAGRMKRFVKLGGEMVSLPAIEHVLTENCDCSVNEPEIAVMATADEEHPELVLLTAMDIEREEVNRIIRKAGLSPLHNIRMVRKIEAVPLLGTGKTDYAALEKLM; encoded by the coding sequence ATGAAAATAATATGTAATTTTTTAATTTACCTGTTGCTCAGTCTTCGTTACAGAATTACTCTAAAAGGCCTTGCTGCTCTTGAAAATAATAATAAACCGATTCTTTTCCTGCCGAACCATCAGGCTTTGATTGATCCTGTTATTGTCATGAACAGTCTGTATAATAGATTTTCACCTCGGCCACTTGCCGATGAAAATCAGTTTGATCACCCTCTGCTGAAGTTGCTGGCAAGGAAATTGAATCTCATTGCTATTCCTGATCTGGCGGTAAGCGGGCGCATGGCAAAGGAGGAAGTTGATGCCGGTCTGGATGAAGTGGTAAGAGCCTTGAACGCCGGTGACAATGTGCTGATGTATCCGGCTGGGCGCTTGTGTCACTCAAACCTGGAGCGACTGGGAGGTAACAGTGGTGTTACCTCTATAGTTCACCGGGTACCTGACGTGAGACTTGTCCTGTTGCGAACGCGTGGACTGTGGGGAAGCAGTTTCAGCCGGGCTTCCGGAGCCCCTTCATTTTTCAGGGTATTGAAAAAAGGAGTGGGGGATTTACTGGTGAACTGTCTGTTTTTCATGCCACGCAGGGAGGTCTGTATTGAGGTGGAAGAGGTGGCAGATTTTCCACGGAAGGCCGGGAAACGTGAAATCAATCGCTATCTGGAGGAGTGGTATAACTGTGAACCTGACAGAAACAGGATTGTGCCGCGATTCTGGTGGAAGGGGAGCAAACCACTTTTTCGGCCCGAACCGTCCAGGAAAACTGTTATCCGTGAGACACACACCATTCCTGAAAGAATCAGTAACCAGGTCAAGAGAAAACTCTCCGAGCTTTCGGGCGTTCAGGAGGTGAACGATCAGGACAGTCTGACTGATGATCTGGCAATGGACAGCCTGGTTCTTGTTGAATTCGGCTGTTGGCTTGAAAATGAATTCGGTTTTTCCCCGGAACAGCTGAGCACCTTGACAACTGTGGCGGATTGTATTCTTGCGGCTGCTGGTTTTATGGTGGGGATGACCGCCCAGGAAATTAAACCGGCAACGGAGAAATGGTTGGCACCGGTGGAAGAATGCACACTGACACCAGCAGAAGGAAGCAATATAGCCAAGGTTTTTCTGAACCAGGCCCGGAAGAATCCGGATCAGGTTATTATAACTGACCAGATCAGCGGGGACAAAACATGGCGGCAGTTGATCCTGGCGATCTACGCGTTTCTTCCATTCATAACGAAAATTCCGCAAAAGCGGGTGGGAATAATGCTTCCCGGAGCAGTCAGTGCAGTCATAAGCTGGCTGGCAGTTGTGTTCAGTGGTAAAGAACCTGTGATGGTGAACTGGACGACGGGTATCAGAAATATGCAATACAGTCTTGAGAATCTTGGGGTGGAGCAGGTTATTACAGCCAGGGCCATGACAGGAAAGTTGGAGAACCAGGGAATCGACTTGAACCTGCTCTCTGTCAAATGGTTGTATCTGGAAGATCTTGCTTCGGGTATCAGTTTCTGGCGTAGAATTGTTTCACTGGCGAAAAGCCGGTTTTTCTGGTGGGGACTGGAAAAGGCTGAGATAGCTGATACTGCAGCGATTCTTTTTACATCCGGTTCTGAAAGTCGTCCGAAGGCTGTTCCGCTCAGTCATGCAAATCTGCTGGCAAATGTTGCAGATTTTGCCAAAGTCCTCTCACTTTCCGCAAATGACAGACAGCTTGGTATCCTGCCGGTTTTTCACTCTCTCGGCCTTGCCGGTACTGTTATTCTGCCACTGTGCAGTGGGCTGAGAACCGTTTATTGGCCAAATCCCACAGAGGGTGGCATGATGGCCCGTATGATTCAGGAGTATCGACCTTCTATGTTGATCACGACCCCGACCTTTCTCGGTGGTATTCTGCGAGCAGCGGATAAAGAGAAACTGTCGTCTTTGCGTCTTGTGTTTTCGGGAGCGGAAAAGTGTCCGGAACATTTGTTTTCCGGTTTGAACGATATATGTCCACAGGCTGTGTTGTGTGAAGGATATGGTGTAACTGAATGTTCACCGGTTGTTGCCGTTAATTCCATTGAAAAGCCACGTCCTGGGACAATCGGGCAGATATTGCCTTCAATGGAATGGCTCCTGGTAAACCCTGAAACCCATATTCCTGTCGGTCCCGGTGAATCTGGAAAACTGCTGGTTAGAGGTCCCAATGTGTTTTCAGGATACCTTGGTGATGTCCCTTCACCCTTTGTGGAGCATGGCGGGCATTTATGGTATGATACCGGGGATCTGGTTTATGAAGATGATGGAGTACTTGTCTTTGCCGGTCGGATGAAACGGTTTGTCAAGCTCGGCGGAGAGATGGTATCATTGCCCGCTATTGAGCATGTACTGACAGAGAACTGTGATTGTAGCGTGAATGAACCTGAAATTGCGGTTATGGCAACCGCTGACGAGGAGCATCCGGAGCTGGTGCTGTTGACTGCCATGGATATTGAAAGAGAGGAAGTGAATCGAATTATCAGGAAAGCCGGGTTGTCCCCGCTGCATAACATTAGAATGGTGCGGAAAA